aaatataatacatataaggCATATTGAGAACTTGAAATGTCtcgaaataatttacaaagaaaagaattattcgtCGAGGCGAACAAATCTCttttagtaataattattagtcgatacgtatgaaaaaaaaaaaaaagaaaaaaaaaaaatcccgcGATATGGTGCAACACATTGATATATGCTATTTAGATGAGAAACGTCCGGCAGCGctcatgtgtgtgtattttcataaaattttctaattatctaCGTAAATGATATCAGTTTGTAGATAACGTATACATTCGTATTCGCTATCGTATAATGATATTCTTCGATGTTTTCTTCGGTATAATGAGATATTGAATGTGTCGATTTGACACACAACATATAGATGAAATACTTTCAacagtttctttttaattatatatatacatatatacatatatgtatgtatgaatatatgtatatatatatatatatatatatacatatatgtatgtatgtccaCACTGAAACcacgtaattattaaaaagacaaaaaaattctttaggCATGCCGGGTGGCGTCAATATGGGCACTAACACCATGCTACGTCTTATCgtttatactaaaaataatataacaataagctttaataataatgatgataataataataataataatataataataataataataataataataataataataatagtaatattaataataataatattaatagtaataattatcgtaTCATCGATAAACATTAGACAAAGTGGCCATtcctccaaaaaaaaaagtaatagtgAAACAATGGACTTAAagcattttttgttttttgttttttttttttttttttttagcatcAACTTCCTAATATTTTAGCGCGAGCGCTTATATATGTTCAACAAcgtatttatcgataatattaaacgtAACAGCCTGCCAGCAGCGCGAAATTCTAAAtgtatcttattttataattttttttctctctttttcattccccTTCATTCCtgctctttctatttctctctcggtagatttcattattttttgttagcCGTAATAACCtctgcattttttttcttcctattttcttttttttttttttcttttttttttttttttctcatctaaCAATCATAAGTGCGACGAGTTTACAAACGCGTTATTACAGAAGCTATATCCGAAAATTTTGTGGTTATCGATTAATGATATTAGCACAAAGCAAATGTAACTCGCCGCATGGCTCTTATAATGTTTCTTACAACAATCATTCTTAGCAGAGGCGCTTTTCTGTGAATTTATTCCACAGGCATCTAGGCACAACAGATACAAAAGTAGTCGTAatcgtaatagtaatagtagtagtaatgatagtaatagtagcgGTAATAGAATAGTAgttatagtattaataatagtagtagtagtaatagtagtagtagtagtggtagtattACACGTAGAAGTTATTCGGATTTATAGTGTTCGATATCCTAAAATAGCACTGTCGTATACACCCTAAGGTAATAATGTCTGGCGTTTTTTTCTGCTCTAATATGAGCCGGAAGTGTTAAAGcgagaatataaattattttacaccATGTACACGTAAACGTAAAACTTcatttatcatagttattaacaCAACAAGCTCGCTTCGCTTAgtataatttaatgataacaCAGAGTAAAACGTTATCGATGATACTGCTCCTTCCGTCTTCCGTATCCTCGTTTGTATAAAATCTTTCCTAGAATATACCAAGTTCATGAAAACCACAGCATTAATAATGTCATTTATACCAatgatactatatatatatatcttttatgtgtatgtgtgtatgtgtatgtatattttatatatatatatatatatatatatatatatatagcaactatatatatatatagagcaTAACTAGCATTTTAAATGCCTTTGTgctaaatatttcataactAATGAATTTAGAGCCCTTTGTTTACCGTATTTTTACCTCGAACAAtacacatttttaatatttcttttcttttctttttttttcttttgttctttttaacaACTTCTTAAATTAGCATGGTCTGTAAttgagaaaggaaataagtGATCTACATGCATCAAATGGACATTATTACTCTCATGCGATTCTCCATGTTCTCATAATCTAAAGGTGTAACAAGAGGAAGATACTTTCTCTAACACGAGCAAACAAAATTCTAATATACATTAAATGTTATTGATTCCGCACAATAAGGCTCTCTAAGGCAGATTTAACTGCCAAGGTTATGTTATCGCCGTTTTTTTCCATCTCCCGAAAAAGAGCTAACTTGTGATTTTACTACAACAAAATAGGGGATACATCGGAAGAGAATAGGGTAAGGACTAGCAATTATTCGGATCGGGCGGTGTTACAAGGTATTCGTCAGCTCGCTTGTGATCGGACAATGCCCGTATTGTGTAAGAGTCTTGTGGTATATCGCTCTTCCTTCGTAGAAGTGGTTTCATTGTATTcacatttgttatttttttcgcctgcgtaatataaaacattcattagattctcattattttattatttcaaatctattatcaattgtattttaaataatatcacacCTCATTTGCTTTAGCTTCAATCTTTTCTAAAGTAAGCGGAGTTTGATCCGTGTCACCATCCTCATCGGGTGGAGGACTATCTAAATGTTGCGTCAAGCTGTATGGAATGTTCGGTGTACTTTTAGTAATTGCCATATTATAATGTGGATGTCTCATTGCCAATGCTTCCACGCGCATCCACGCTTCATCTCTATCTTTCATAAGCTTACGTTCTCTTTGACGATCCTATATAAGTTAAATACCCAATTACGTATGAATACGCgtgattaatataaatgtcttatatttactttttactattaatatacCTGATGATACTGATTAGTACACTGATCAAATACTTTTTGATTCATCTCCATGAATAGTTTCAATGCATTATAAATTAAACCATGAATCGTTTTATTCCAATGATTTCGtgaatttctataaaaagcTGGATACATAATCGGTAAAATCACAGAATAGTTTTCTGATATTAATGACATTATGTATTCATTGTTCCAATAATAAAGGGCTCTCTCAGCAACCTAAAATAAAATGGTACATGTAAAGTTTCGATCAAATGTATTTGATGCTAAACTGTAGAATAAAGTACGTACTTGAAAATGTGGAGACGAAACGCATTTTGCTAATTGTCTAAACAACGGATCCAGTACTTTTCGAAATTCAGCTGGTTCTATTACATCTAAAATTTCTTCCAATTCATTAAGAAACATGACTTCCTTGGGAGAGTGTGTTTTTGGccaaaatttcaataaatttctaattacGGGCTCTGTCAAAGATGGATCCTTCTCCAAAAATTGAACGACGCAATATGCTAATTGTGGATGATAAACTGACAACGATTTAGCTTTGTGCAAAGGTAACAGcacttttaaaagaaaaactttatgTTCCTCTTTCAATGGTAAAGCAAAACCGTTTATAATGctggaataaataaaatcaataaatgtaTGTCACATTATTTAGTTCATCAGATACATCTCATTCAGCTTAAATTCAAAAgattaaagaatttttgtgATATTACCTTCCTAATATTTCAAGAAGTTCGGCGATACCATTATGGTGTTCAGtttcatatataaatcgataaaaaacattatttatttgtttcctgATATATGCTCTTAAACCGAGAAACTTTCCATAGATTCTATGAAGAGTTGTTTTAAGAAAATCTCTTTCCCGAGGATCTTCAGAATcaaataactctaataattGTAAGACAAACTTTTGATCTATATAACGTCTTGCAATAGATGGTTGGAAATCTTGAGATTCCAACAATCTTAGAAAGAATTCATACACTAATTGCAAATGAGGCCATGCCGCTTCCAAAGTAGGTTCATCTTCTTCCGGATCAAATTCAGCACCATTTGGATTAGAAGATGGTGGAAGTGTTCGAAACAAATTCACAGCAAactgtaaagaaaaatatcgattaaaataataattcatctagaaaaattcaatagatatatgtatttataaatggaataattgatataaaaaaatttttaacaacaatttcatattattatatacctaACGTACCATATTCACTGCTTCCGGATAGATTGCTTcggtaataacatttttatttttggttACATATTCGACCATTTCATGAAGAGCCGTACGCTTTACCTCCTTCCATTTTAAGTCCGATAATGGATCAGACTCAAAATCAAAGAGTACGCAGCATTGACGTAACTTTTGTATGAAAAGTTCTTCCCTTTCATTGCCTTGTTGAGTCTCtgaaacgaagaaataaaaatttatttaatacatgaCAAATACAATTTACTCTTTGACATTTTTACCGATTACTAAAGGCTGCAAAGGTTGATAATGTAAGGCAAATGAGGTTGGATAAAACTTGTGCGGCTCCTGAGGTAATACAGTGGCGAAAGCTAAACCTTGATGAAAACTAGGACTCTTTGGTAAACCTATGACTCCAACAGCAGGACCAATACCTCCGACATGAACCATCGTAattatgtacgtataatactttattactttttaagtACTCTTGCTGTATCCTATAGCACCTTTTCTTACTTACTACCTAGCTCCACACTCTCATTCTAATTAACACGTTTCTCGATAGATCTAAAGAAACACAAACATCATATATCTCGTATCGTTCAACTCTTGCGTTTCGCAAGCATACGCAACAATCTGTTGCTTCCtacgagaagaagagaagttaAAGAATCGATCGAGCCGTCAAATCCTATTTAGCACTGTTTCCAAACTGTCAcactatataaatttttcgacGATGGACCGATACGTAAAATCGTATTTCGCGGGTACTTTTCGATCTCGGTAGCCGGGTCAAAGGTGATTGTATCTCTCAACATGAGAAGTAAGGGTCGATGGTCTAGGCTCTCTTGTACCAAACCTGAGGTAAAAAGTAAAGTGAGACGAGAGATgaggaaaggagaggagaaaagaggagtggaagaaaaaaaggtgtataaatattgtaaagcAAAATGAAAAGTGACGAGGAGGGGGAAAgtaaaatatacatgtatatatgtatatgtatgtatatatgtatctatctatctatctatctatatatatatatatatatgtatgaagtCTATGATGATGACCGAGAAATGATCAAGAGAGTGGAAAAACGTTGAGGTAAGGTGAGAAATAGGATAGAGAGAGGACGGACCGTGTGTGTTTACGTTAGGAGAAACGAGAAACGGTGTGTGAATCGAAGTGAGAAGCGCTTGCGCGACGGCCCGGCGaataagagagggagaaagagagagcacctatgtatgtataaaatagaATCGATAGACTGTGACGTAGAAGAGCGCTGCTGCTACTCGTCGCGAGCGAGCCAAGCAACCCCGATTGACCGGCGCACGAAACACTAGCAACGcaacatgtatatacatacataaatatatacatatacacatgcaaTGCGCGCGCGGGCGCATATGCATTGCGCGTCCCCTACCTACCTACGCGcacttacgtacgtacgtgtaaatacgcatgtatatacgcattgtgtgtacgtatatattgtattgaGAAAGGGCGGGAAcgctgatttttttttttttatcctcgtTCCTTTCACGAGAAAGTAACGCACAATGTTTTACGATACTTAATGGCGTTACGCGCGTGTCATGTCGTTTCCCTATCGTGTCCTCTCGTCGTCTTGTCTAgtaactttcctttttttctttttttttcttttttttttcttttttttttctttttttttatcattaaatctCTACGGACtttcatacttttcttttttttttttctttttttcttttttttttatagataagaGATCAGGTCATTTTTGGAGGTTAAATAGCGATCATCATGAAATTTATGAAACCatacgtattaattttttttttttttcgcgtattgttcttttcttataatatcCTTTTACGCTAATACTAAATACGAATGTTTAAGTAATAgtagtatgtacatatataattgcCATGGCGATTACATTGACAAATGTATAGAATCGCAGAGCGCgggaatttctttcttttttttttttttttgtcgtcttgaaaatgaataaatgtaaCAATGCCCGACATAGTTTCTATGTCCCACtactaatgattttttttgtttatatacattatatataatactttttatataatacttttaatgGAACCAATGTTCATACAACTACTAAAAAAAACTTTAGAATTAGATGTTCTtttgtgttttatatatatatatatatacataatacttcacataaaatattaaaaaagagaaagccaTAATATGTAATGTAAGCGATACACGTTTTGTGCAGTTTGCATCATGTGCGGGCTGATTTATAAGGTTCCGGCTCATTTTCGAAATCAACACCACCGATGCTCGATATCGCGTTGTCTCTAGTTACCAATTGAGTAGTCGCCAATTGCAATAGAAAAACACTTACCATTGATTAATAAACATTCGATTCAATAAGCACTCAATTTTGTCTCGTTTTTAAATTAAcgcattatttattaatggatTTTGAACTTAATACGTTGTTGATCCGATCACGAGTATACTTCgtgtttgcatatatatatatatatacatacaacttatgtaattattaaagtattatataaaattatataagagtcgttattatagtattgtTTAATATTCAATAGCGTTTGTTTAATTgtgaatattatcgattttcttgaatttttaaaatatttttaataaagatttttatttaattataaatataaccgatatatatcaaaatgcaTTACTTATTTCCATATAATGGCCGATCTGTTAATTGTCTAATCTCTTTAAAcgcgattagaaatttttctaatatgatgaaaaataatcgaatctGTAATGAAATAGTACACAATTTTATGTATAATGGATATAGTTAAattgagaaatagaaagaaaaagagaaattgttGAACGCGCTACCGGCGTCGGTGATACTCAAAGATGACAAAAGGAAATACTGCCTTCCCCTTTGAACCACTTCTTTCATCGTTTAACCGAGGACATAGCTTTCCGACAAAGTAACTTTAATTAACGTGAAAGCTTATTGTCTATCTATCCGTAAAAGTGGAACGTCAGGTACCATCCGTTCCAACCGTAGAGGATCGATAAGGGTCATTCTAACGTTTACTTCTAACACAATGCAAATGATTAAAACTAGACGACATTTCTTATccaaaatatgaataagaaaagTGGAAAAGTCTTAACACGATAAGAGGGTAACAATTGAAAGATGGAATCTAACTTAGgccatgttttctttttcgtttaatgATAAACAAATCTCTCGTGAAATTTTCGTGGGTTGCCAATATGGTGGAATAAAAGTAGGATGTATGTTAAGCCAAGTGAGGAAAAACAACATGAGATACTTGTTACATGTTGGATAAAAAAATCCAATATCGAATCCGAtatcatgtgtgtgtgtgtgtgtgtgtgtgtgtgtgtgtgtgtgtgcgcgcgtgcgtgGGTGTGAGTGTCCGATATACTCTATTATAACTAGATGTAACATTTTCATAACGTCGCTATTCTCATTCCAtaactttttttccatttttcttagGGCTGTTAATAATATCTCGTTTAAAAAAGTGCATAATCGTTCGATGCACTGTCGATTAAATAAAGACTTTAATTATAGatcataattaattgtaagaaagaaagaggtttacttttttattcgtcaAGAATTATCAAGAGGCATGAAATACTAAAATAAAACGTGAAAGAAAAGcgacataaaaatataaaaaggatgtaCGATAGgagataataatcgatattctaatcaaaatggaaaataaaacaaacctGCCAAGAGCGGTAGCTTTTGAAGTTCTCGGTTCTTTGATATGTTGAATCTCGAGCTGCTTtgtcttttatcctttttgatTACAGGCCCACCAGGTTGATACTTGACTTTGTTGATGAGTGTCGGTGGAGGTGAGGCATTGCCATGTGGAGGACCTCCTGACACTTTGTTCGTCTGCGAAATAAAAGTATTcgatgataagaaagaaaatcattataaGATCGTCGtgtaatcataatgataatatattttgttaaacatattgtattaaaaaattgttaggTAAGTGAAAAATGgcgaaggaaatatttttgaacGAGAAATACAGGCATATAAACCGTATAACATTGTAACGAGAGATGTGTGATTTTGATTCGCACAAATAGCCAAGATATTTGGCGGAACCGCAACTCCAACTTTACCATCCTTCTCTTGTCAGGTAAATACAATCTTCTCGACGAAGAAGAATATCGCATTTCTCTCGTTGCAGAAGCTTCACGTAAAAATATCTACGCAAAGTTTCTATTTAATGAAAGATTACATGAAGATCCttattacgaattaatttcaaataataataacttaacgaaataatacaattattgtcAATGTTACTTAAAGCTTGAAATATTGTTCAGTTTTTAAGAGATGTTGATTAAAAGATTCCCAAGAGAAAAGTTAGCGAGAGGCccaaatcaaaataataaacgtttaattattaagCAACGaagatgaataaatgaatgaaatgaatattgtaatatgttatcaatttaataaactacgactcgataaaaattttacttgATAATTTATTCGACTCGATGAATCACGAACAGGCACCATAGAGATATATGCGAATACTAATTACAATGTGAAACTACACATACGAAACAATTCTTTCGTCTTATcgcgaaaaggaaaataggagatagagaaagagacagagacaaagaaaaagaaagaaagagagagagagagagagaaaagagggaaaaaggcTTTGTGCACATCCTcgcttattcatttttttcgtccGGTCTCTAATTACTCTTCCACGGTCGTTACCGGTGTTTTAAGAGGTTGCAGCAGTGAAGATAAATATAGGATATAGTATGACGCTTAAAATAGAAGCCACGTGGGCGAATTGTTTGCGGCCTGACATGCCTGTCGTGCTGCTCGTTAAGGGGTGTTGCGTGCTCACACGCGAGATAAAATTCCAAATGGcttttttcgaattattttgaCATGATCCTAGAGAGAGtccattatttaaaaatcgtaCCATCTTGATGTAGGATATAAGcgaaatcaataataaatgacGTTACGAATTAAtgacgaacaaaaaaataatattaaataaataaataaatcaataagtaaatatcaatagaaatgaaaatataaagaacaCTCGAAAAAAAAGTACGAAAGAACTAGATATTAAACCGATAACGCCGATTTGTACGTACAGAAACATTCTCAATACGAAACCTGCCTTCTTCTTGAACACATTTCCAGAGGCGAGTCTGCTAAACGCTTGCATTTTACACGATTAAGGAAAAGATAGACTTTATTCCAGGATGCTGCTGTAGTAAAAAATCATCGAACGAGGATGATCATCGTGTCTCTTCGTTATCGAAACGTTGCATGCTCTGCGAGAAGAAATGGTCACGTACTATCCGCCATGACACTCATATTTCCGCTCCTCCAAGATGAATTACTTCCTTTAGGAATACACGAAATTTTCAATCACCGTGCACACACTTTAATCGTTTTCTAtggaaatatttgtttttgtttttatttttaccagAAATCACTAAATAAATTCATCATTCGTTTggataatcttatttattaaaggACATAGGATCATTTTAAAGCCTTACGAGGAACTTTTtctctgtaaaaaaaattgtggaTATTTTtgtgaaaagagaagataagaaacgaagagaattCGCCTTGATCCTGTTccaataatttctatatatgtaaacaAAAACTAAGAACACTTAGTGATAATGATatctcataaaaaaatatgtaaaaaaaaaaaaaaaaaaaaaaaaatatatatttttcgaatccATTTTTATggattatttgtttatttgtttttttcttatctttttaagatcaaacaatttttcttgaaatcattttgtttcatttttaaacgaaCCATTTTAAATGCCTAAGCTTTATACAGAtaagtttcgaaaaatattaatagctAGCAGATTTTGTTACGTGCTTACTAACGCGTATATATTGTTAGATAACTTTTGGAATATCTTTTATCAAACTTATCGATCGTTATCATGATCGAAGCGAAGTGCAAAAAAAGTTGAGTTGAGCTATACGATAGAtgatatgattaaaaaatagcAACGTTGAAAAAGTTTGATCTTTTTTAGTCTGTTCGATTATACAAAACAAGAATGCgatagttaataattattactttatatttcaCGTTATTTATTAACCTGTATCACAAGTATATATAGAACCGACTTAACGAGCGTAGACAAGCGAATATTGCGTAGTGAATCTCAAACAACTAATACTAAACTTCTAATCTATTCGTTCTATTTAACAAAGCCGTGCAAAATGGTATAATTTAAGATCAATGGGTATAAtcgaatttgaaataaattactgtttatatacatatataaaacaatattatattttgttttataaatgaaacaatattatgttaaattgttatatgcatatataacattttttatatttgttacatATCCGTATGAGATGGTCCTATGGGTGAGATGGCAtgatcttatattttataaatataatccgattttcaaatatttttagtaATAAGACtgataatcatttataaaaaaaaaaaaaaaaaaaaaaatactttttaaattgtcagaaaaatctttttaaaatgattaacagaaagatttttattctttctgttaattttatttaatggcGAAGATTTATTATGCGCTTTCTTAAAATGAAGAACAACAACCAAAACAACATGTGTCTCATGTAactgaaaaaaatacaaaggaaAATAGAGAATATCTGCCCCATCTGGTTGTTcgaaaacaattaataaaaagattccCGTGACAGACGCGCCAGACATAATGCtagataaaattaatccaaTCTCCACTACGTCATCAGCTGTAGTTCAATAAATTAGAAACCGTAAGGAGAAGTTTCAAGTGGcaaaaattaacaaaacgtGCTAAAAAGTCAGGTAAACTCAAACGTAAAAATATTACGGAAGATTTATCTtcggataaaaattatacgaattttGTAATCCTtaagtttgaaaaaaatttttgggaagaaaataaatgttaaatgcGTCAGATTCGGAGAGCTATATATGGTACCAAGACAATTGAATTCGATCTGTGAGATGTGATAAGAAGGTTTTATGAAGAATGTTCAGCATTTTTGTATTTACATAATTtccttaaaaaatttttatgcgagcgaaataaataatttttcttcctattatgttcaaattctttttttttttttttttttttttttttttccatctgaGCCATGACATACTGAATCATGGGTCATCTCACTCGGACAGTCCaagtgagatagatagacttATGCATgggaaataatttctttctttttctttttcttttcttttttaaattaaaattattctcgtCTATCCACTttcacaaatatatttttggatatcgattttaatttacaatgtattaaagctttaaaaaaaaaaaaaaaagaaaaattgggcCATCACTCTCCGACTTATCCTATTTATAacaactatatataaatataataaatgttatacatatgcattatatatatatatatatatatatatatatatatatatatataatatctatttaataaaaataaatggagtCATTACATAAAACaaatgatagtaacgaaatCAAATGATTGTAACGAAaccaaaattaaaaataagtatgaactattaataatgtataaaatcaatgaactaataagtaaagaataatattataataaaattgtaaagagataaattaatcctaaaatttaaaaaaagaaatatagatgaGTTTATGAGTTAGTGattgaacgagagagaaagagagagagagagagagagagagagagagagagagagagagagaggagagagaggagagagagaaagacagagagaggaggaagggagggaaagaaaaaaagagtcaaagaagaagatgagagCTTTTGGCAAGCGGTCGGCTCTCTTGGTATGCCGAAGTACTATCGACGATCGTTCAAGGTCATCTTCGGTCGGCCTCAACCCTGAACCCACGCACGATGGGGAAGCAAGTTACATACGTCGTTTCTCGTCGTTTCTCGTCGTTTCTCGTCGTTTCTCGTCGTTTCTCGTCGTTTCTCGTCGTTTCTCGTCGTTTCTCGTCGTTTCTATTTGAGATAGACTTTCGGTCCAGGGCTATCGTTGCAGTCGACCATCTATccaccttttcttttctccttttctctttctctctttcattctgaTTTGCGATCAAACGTCATAGACGCTCGCTTACGCATAAATCTATTTTCTATGATGTTTATTGAGCCAAGCGAATAGTAAAAGCCGATCCGTGCAACGCAAATGCAAATGGAACAATGACGAAGTATGATTTCGTTTGATATTAGAAATTGAACGGATTACTTTGTCATATCCCGCATGTCATacattaatcattaaaaatatttcaggtGCATCTAATGTTTACGATAATTCATTGATTACTTTGGGAAATAATtgaacgattaattaatataaatatattaattgttatattattaatttgtattctattaattaaatataatatgccattacataataattttataataattaatggttCGTAATTGATTgctacgatattatatatatatatatatatatatatatatatatatatatgtgtgtgtgtaaaatcGAAAAGATCACTTTTTAAAaccatttacttttttttatcttttttaaatataaatcatacatattttataggTACTATGTTATGTTTCTCTTGACGAGTTCAATGAACTAACAATGTAAACTTAAACAGATGCAGTAATAATGGTGATTATTAGAAAAGATAACAGGCTGTACCAACAATTCATTTGCAGCTTCTAGTATGAAAATCAATGTAAACAatcgaaatttaattatcttgTTTAATATACCGACAAATCCCATTGATATCGTAGCcaattcgattaaattcttACATATAAACAGTGAGACTTCGTACAGTTAAATCTATTGAACAAAaactattcaaaaaaaaatatttactttcgaagaaaaaaaaaaaaaagaaaaagaaaaaataaataaataaataaataaataaattctaacgcgtaaaaatatattactatacACAAATAAGT
This Vespa crabro chromosome 7, iyVesCrab1.2, whole genome shotgun sequence DNA region includes the following protein-coding sequences:
- the LOC124425684 gene encoding serine/threonine-protein phosphatase 2A 56 kDa regulatory subunit gamma isoform-like isoform X5, which produces MVHVGGIGPAVGVIGLPKSPSFHQGLAFATVLPQEPHKFYPTSFALHYQPLQPLVIETQQGNEREELFIQKLRQCCVLFDFESDPLSDLKWKEVKRTALHEMVEYVTKNKNVITEAIYPEAVNMFAVNLFRTLPPSSNPNGAEFDPEEDEPTLEAAWPHLQLVYEFFLRLLESQDFQPSIARRYIDQKFVLQLLELFDSEDPRERDFLKTTLHRIYGKFLGLRAYIRKQINNVFYRFIYETEHHNGIAELLEILGSIINGFALPLKEEHKVFLLKVLLPLHKAKSLSVYHPQLAYCVVQFLEKDPSLTEPVIRNLLKFWPKTHSPKEVMFLNELEEILDVIEPAEFRKVLDPLFRQLAKCVSSPHFQVAERALYYWNNEYIMSLISENYSVILPIMYPAFYRNSRNHWNKTIHGLIYNALKLFMEMNQKVFDQCTNQYHQDRQRERKLMKDRDEAWMRVEALAMRHPHYNMAITKSTPNIPYSLTQHLDSPPPDEDGDTDQTPLTLEKIEAKANEAKKITNVNTMKPLLRRKSDIPQDSYTIRALSDHKRADEYLVTPPDPNNC
- the LOC124425684 gene encoding serine/threonine-protein phosphatase 2A 56 kDa regulatory subunit gamma isoform-like isoform X4, producing the protein MSVWFLKFTNKVSGGPPHGNASPPPTLINKVKYQPGGPVIKKDKRQSSSRFNISKNRELQKLPLLAETQQGNEREELFIQKLRQCCVLFDFESDPLSDLKWKEVKRTALHEMVEYVTKNKNVITEAIYPEAVNMFAVNLFRTLPPSSNPNGAEFDPEEDEPTLEAAWPHLQLVYEFFLRLLESQDFQPSIARRYIDQKFVLQLLELFDSEDPRERDFLKTTLHRIYGKFLGLRAYIRKQINNVFYRFIYETEHHNGIAELLEILGSIINGFALPLKEEHKVFLLKVLLPLHKAKSLSVYHPQLAYCVVQFLEKDPSLTEPVIRNLLKFWPKTHSPKEVMFLNELEEILDVIEPAEFRKVLDPLFRQLAKCVSSPHFQVAERALYYWNNEYIMSLISENYSVILPIMYPAFYRNSRNHWNKTIHGLIYNALKLFMEMNQKVFDQCTNQYHQDRQRERKLMKDRDEAWMRVEALAMRHPHYNMAITKSTPNIPYSLTQHLDSPPPDEDGDTDQTPLTLEKIEAKANEAKKITNVNTMKPLLRRKSDIPQDSYTIRALSDHKRADEYLVTPPDPNNC